GTGTTCGTGGAGACAACACACGCTGTGCGGGAGATGAGGCTCCCATTGGATGGGGAGTTCATCCTGAATTCTGGAGCTGGATTTTTTGTTGTTAGCGGAGAAGAGCCAGGCTGTGGGGCGGGTGTCACAACGAAGTTCAAAGATTCAGAGGGTCTACAGTGGTTCAACCCAGCTCTGTGGCAGGCGGCGGCAACTCTGGACGACCTGCAGCATGGAAACGTCCTGTTCTCAGTACACGAGGAGAGCGTCCCATGCGAGTATGATGATGTGGTTTTCAAAGCCCGCTCCTCTTTCAGGGTAGACACCAGCTCTAGTCAGTCAAGCATTCCTGTCAAATCTGTGTCCGTGCTTGGGAAGATGTTTGAAACGGGTTCAGAGTTCTCCCAATATCTGAGCACGCGCTCAGGGAGGCTGCAGTTCCACGGATCTTCTGCTGTCACTGTTGGAAAACCAGCTTGTGGGGATCCTTCCGGCTGTGACTGTGGAAATTCTGTAAACCATAAGCGGATCTGTGGCACTGTCACATGTGACTCTTTGACTTGTAAGACGCCTCTTTCCCCTGTCGGACACTGCTGTAAAGTTTGTGGTGCTATTGTCACAATCAAGTTCTCCGCTGATTTTAACCTGCAGACCTACAGGCAACGGATCCATCACCTTTTTCTTATGCTGCCAAAATACAAATCCATCCAGCTGGGCATGTCTAAAGTCGCCAAACCACAGCGATTGATGGGGATTGTCCCTTTTGGTACCACCCCTGAGATCCAGGTAGTTATCCTGGATGGAGAGAAGGGAACACAGGCAGAAAATTTGGCCTGGGACATAGTGAAAGATGCTCGTTCTCATGGTTCTAACTTGGGAATCACTGAGGCTGAATTTCAAGCCTCCTCTGGGGGCAGCAGTGATCAGTCTGGAAGCAATGCTGGGGTTATTGTTGGAGCTGTGATTGGAGTTTTAATTTTGATCTCCCTGGTTGGTACATTGGTAGTCCTTGTTCGTAAAGGTTTTGTTCAAATGCCATCAATGCCTTCAATGCCTTCAATGCCTTCAATGCCTTCGATGCCTTCAATGCCTTCACTGCCATCTCTGAGCAGATTTAAAAGACACAGTGACATTGGGGACCTTGGCAGGACTCTTGACCATGGCTATGACAATCCCATGTTTGACAGGCCTAACATGATGCCTGATATCCCTGCTCTGTATGGCAATGAAACCAATTCTTCAATCTCGATGAGCCAGACAGGTGTGCACTTTGTGAATCCAGTTTATGATGATAATGAAACTGATTTTAATGCCTGAAATGaatgtgattttaatgttttttttaaaaatgattcctAAAATTTCAACTCAAAGATTCTATGGACCCTGTAAAACAACAAGCCCTCCTCCTGTAGTTGTATAATAGTTCAGCAATGCAAATAAACCTTTACAACCTAATGGACTTTAGACAAATAAAAGTATTACCAGCTGACATTTGTGTACCTTTTTCCTCATTCACATCCCATTCAAGAACTATAAAGTTGCAATAAAGCTGCAGTAAACACCTGCAGCTACACATGGTTTATACTGCAGAGTTACCACTCGATGGTAGTACATTTAAcatgcatgttaaaaaaattcTGCATATGTGCCTTTACTTTTCTACCTTATTATTTAACTataaccattttttttacaagatcaCCAGAGAGAACAGATTGTATTACGGATATGTaagaaaaatgtaacaaagGTATCATTTTGCATCAAGCAGAGAAACCACGTTGTCTTTTTTTGACAGCCAGGTGACGACATATAAAGGCTCGATGAAGTTAGCCACGCACTTGTGGAGAAGCCTCATAGGACCAGTGACATCATAGAAAGACATGGTGCCTTTGGGAAAATCAATGTATAAACCAACTTTGGTGAGATTAGAGACTTTCAAGCCAGTCTCCACGCCATCATGCCAGGCGAAGAAACCTCTGCTGTTCCTTCCAACACACCAGGAAAAGTAATTCCCGGTGATGCAGCTCGTGCTTTGCTCTCCCTTACGATCGATGCTCTTATATGTGACCCCTAGGTGTGCGCCTTCCCCGCTCAGCTCTGCTTCGATGTAGTGCCTCCCCAGGTAAAGGCTCTCCACAGTCATCGCCTGTCGCCAGTACTCGAAGCGAGAAGGGTGATCAGGGTAGCTGTGCTGCCAGGGGCTGGAGTTGGTCAGCTTCCTGTTGTCTTCCTTTACGCGAAGGAAGTTATGAGTGGTGTCTGGATCAAAGGTCAAACTCCTTGTGTCTAAAATGAAAGGGAAATATGATTTTTGGAAAATGTGGATGTTGTCGGATGAGCAGGTAGGATTTGCCATAAAGGAAAAAACATTAGtaccaacattttaaaaagtcatcaCGTGTCTCAGGATCGGGCAGGGATGAAGCTGGAGGTTCTGGCATCTGGGATTTAGCACCTAGTTCATTTTGGAGAGagaatatttcatatttcagttaGACATTTCCACATTGTACTGAAAATAATGGAGAAGGGCAAATagattgaatttttttttttaaaagtctctgCCAACAGTTCTGATTGGCTCCACAAAGGGACCGAGGTGCCAACATGTTCTTAATGGCCATGCTGAAATAAACAAGATTTAATGACAATTTATGGAACTTATTCCAAAAGGAATTGACttaagtccagttgcctttggatgaAGCTTtgatttaccatgacctggatgactgagaacctacacagacatctCGGCCATATCAAAATCACAAATGTGAATCTTGTAGTGGTGCTAAAGGAAATATAAGGGGAACATCAGAGTCAATAGAAAATCATGTATGGGAACAATCAATGTTCATAATGTTTTACCCATCAGTAAAAAGAAGGTTCTTTTTTGGCACCGTGAAAATATTTTCAAGGCCCCCATCAAAGGCTGATCCAGGGGCGATTCTagggtctgttggggccctaggcaaaggTTCAATGGGGGCCCCTTCCAATtaattttcctctttctttttccaccCCCAGATGGATAACTCCTCTTTATTGTCCTTCATTGACaaattttagttttcacaggAATCATGGTGTGACGCTTTGCAAGgcatctgacagcactccccACTGTCGTTGCTAAATTTGTACAATTTGAGGCAATGCTTAGGtttcaaagtttgtcagccgTTGAGGGccccccctactggcctggggccccaagcagttgccttccttgcctgttgacaagcagcgcctctgggcTGACCATACACATCGTCTcataaacatactgtatatcgaCATTCACTAAACACACTGTCAGTCATGCCCTTTGCTATTGAAATCCTATATTTTAAGAATTTATCTCaatcaaaactacaaaaatgcaACTTCAGTTTCTGACAACAAAGTGAAAAATACAAGCGATACTGCGACATGAAATTTCACAATTATTAAGATGTAACAACAATTATAGctctattttttaaaacctgaccATCTGCAGACTAACAGCTccctaaaagtaaaaaaaaaaatcatgaaaatccTAAAATTGATACTTTCTGTCCTGCAATAAATTCATTGACTACTGTGGATGTGTCTTGTGCTACATATGTTCTGAATTCTTGGTTGCAGCTGTGAGACTGCCACTCTTCATTGTCAATGTCCAACTTTATCTGTATTTTGTGTTGATTGaggaaactgcaaaaaaaacctaACACACCGGTACGATGTGGCAAAAAGGGAGGCTTGTGGCTCTATACATTACCCACTGTAGAGGTGAAGCCGAGGGTAAGATATGacatattttcttgtctttgtttttgtagatGTGACATCTGGTGTAGGTTCATTGTTAGCTTTACGTTTACCTGCAGTCCTCTGAGAAGATGTGACTTGCTTTGTTGGCAGTGCAAAATagtgtgcattgtttttatttatagcCTTGCCGCATTCCTCCGTCATAACCTCGGACCCCCTTTGGAGATGACTTCACTGAGTTTAGTCGTTTTTAAGAGTTGGTGTGAGTAAGATCAACAAACGtcattacattttcttcttcttctggggCCCATGTCTGTACAGAATTTTAAGGCTATCTATTGTatagtttttacattttctttgctGAAGTGTGAATCATCTGATCAGTCCATATCTACCAATCTGTCAGATTAGTAGATATGGACTAAAAGAGCAAATGTCACTGAAGGAAGCAAAATTCTACACGAGCAGGAAGGTGTCGGATAAGGTTAACACGATTAAATTTACACTTACAACTTTTCCACACCAGGTTCAGTTTTTCCTTGTAGGACGACAGAATCAGGTCACATAACTCCTGTGTTACATCAGTCACTACTTGAGTATAAGTGGTCAAATGGTCCATGCGGTTGATGTATGTCGTTGGAAGACATACATCTGCCACTCCTTTCTTCCACTCCGAGTACTCCTAGAACAAGCAgatcacaaacaaaacatgcaactcttcttctctgatcCATGCATTTCTCTTCCTGTGGTGTCCTGAATACCTTAACTCTTGCTTTGTGTACATCATCAACAGACATGGCGTCCAAAAATAAACCGTCTCAGAGAACATCTTGTGTTAATCTCAGTATTACCTGCAGGAAGTCAACATCAGACTTGCACTTGGACAGTTTGTTCATTTGAGCGACAGTTTTCATCAGCTCTGTTCTCCTCTGCTCCAGATGTGCCTGGATGCCCTCCGCCTGCTTGAGtgcctttctcttctctccgtCCAGCACCTCCACCGCCCCCTTTCTGGCCTCATCCACGGTCGTCTGCAGCTTTTTGAACTGCTCctcaacaataacacaaaccTCCTGCACTGAAGACTGACGGGCCAAACAGGACAGAGAAAAACGAGGACATACACAATTAAAGGAGACAGTTGTTGCTTTAATAAACGCACCATACTTTGCATCAACATACTGGAACATACTTTAATCAGGTCGTTGTTGCTTTGCAGCTTTTCAATGGCTTTCTCAGCTGCTTCAGCACCCTGAGTGATCTCTTCTTGCTTCTTCTGCAACTCCGCCTGCAAaacaatcaacacaaacacactgcaaaagTTGCTGTCTCAAACTTGCAAAGATGCAAAAACCATCAGGGACATTTCTTACATGCATATTTTGTGTTGTGAAAATTGAAAAATATGACACAGTTAAAGCCGTAAAATAAGTAACTAAAAGACCTCAATCTGCGTGCGTGCCTCCCCTACAGATGCAGCCGTGTGACCCTGATGCTCCTGTGTCTCGCAATCtggacacacacagcagccgtCCGTCAGACAAAAGCGTTCGACCGGAAGATGATGAACCTCGCATGTCCTGCAGTCGATGTCGTGGAGGGGGTCAACCAGACGATGGTTTTGAAATTTGGCATTCTCCAGATGTGGCCTCAGATGTGCCTCGCAGTACGACACCAGACATGTCAGGCAGGATTTGAAGGCCTTGCTGGGGCTGTCCATGCAGGAGTCACACAACACATCTTGGGGTTGCAGGGTCTCAGACACTTCAATGGTAGGATCCCTCGGTTCCTCCTCTACATCTGCACTGTGCTGACCCTCCTTCAAAGTCTCCTCATTAGTACTGCTGAGAGTCGCCATGTCTGAGAGTGTCCACCTTCTTGTGCCTTCTACACATGAGACGGTGGAGATTCTTGACTGTAACAAAGCCTGCTCCTCTCTTACCGCTGCCTTTTCCTGCTTTTTCTGTGATCCTTTGGGAGCATAAGGAAAGAATTAAAAAAGCCACGCCCAAGGTATTTTGTACTCAGCCAGCTAAAGCATTTTCACCACACCCCTGTTCAGCCCTTCTCTTGTTTGCCTTCTCTGTGCTGGGCCTCGGAGGGCTTCACACGCAGCAGATCACACGGAAGTGAGGAGGAAATGACGAGTGTAACAAGTGGAACAAGCCAAAGAACATCCCCATTCCCAATCCGTCTTATAAATGGCCTGCCTTGTTTACTGATTTGATAATCTCAGGGAAAAGTCTGGCTAAGAGGtttattttaacaataaaagttgttgtttttccaccAAGGCCAATGCATGACTACAAACATTACAGAGGCTGTACTGTGTCATCATGAGAGCATGCGGACACTTTAGTGGAGCTACAGGAACTTCGTGGGAGAGTCAGTAAGCGCTTCCTTCTGATAACAGTGTTGCATAAGACAGCAGCATTTATCTGAAACACAACTTCCTGACTTCATGCCAGGCAGTGCAGAGGAAGGAGTGACGCTCGTCTTTTGTGTGCAAGCAACCTGCGAGGATTATCGTAATGCCAAAACAAGTATTTTCCACTGTGCGTTAGTTTCTCTAACAGACAGATGCACACGCGTCAAAGTATTGGCAGAGGGAACAGATGATGTCTGTGTAAACAAGAAATAAGACAGGAGTTTCATTGACCTGTAAAATCCACTTATAAATACTATACAACTAGTAACACTCAACCTCAGTAGGACCTCAGCTGATATGTAATGCACCAAGCATTCATTTACTTTACACTGAGGCTACATTTCCCCAGTGGAATCCAAactatcacatttttaatttaatttcatatAAAATAGATCAGTCCCAACTGTTCTGAAGCATGGTTGTGATTTTAGTGGAAATTAATGAATCCccttttatttgaatttaacaaaattcatttaaatactttattgtaGAATATCAAAATCTTCcatgaaaaataattacattaaaATGAATGTGTGCACTTAACTTGCCAGTAAGTGGTTATTCTTATAATACCAGAAATATGACTGAAGCCATGAATTAAATGGTAGTTATGGGATTACTTTTTAAAGGGCACATCTTAAATCTCAGGCTGTgtcacttaaaggctttatatgtgatttttctgatccagcagatgtcgcccttgagcaccagcatgaaaccaaaacaactc
This Labrus bergylta chromosome 16, fLabBer1.1, whole genome shotgun sequence DNA region includes the following protein-coding sequences:
- the LOC109993921 gene encoding tripartite motif-containing protein 16-like, producing MATLSSTNEETLKEGQHSADVEEEPRDPTIEVSETLQPQDVLCDSCMDSPSKAFKSCLTCLVSYCEAHLRPHLENAKFQNHRLVDPLHDIDCRTCEVHHLPVERFCLTDGCCVCPDCETQEHQGHTAASVGEARTQIEAELQKKQEEITQGAEAAEKAIEKLQSNNDLIKSSVQEVCVIVEEQFKKLQTTVDEARKGAVEVLDGEKRKALKQAEGIQAHLEQRRTELMKTVAQMNKLSKCKSDVDFLQEYSEWKKGVADVCLPTTYINRMDHLTTYTQVVTDVTQELCDLILSSYKEKLNLVWKSCAKSQMPEPPASSLPDPETRDDFLKYTRSLTFDPDTTHNFLRVKEDNRKLTNSSPWQHSYPDHPSRFEYWRQAMTVESLYLGRHYIEAELSGEGAHLGVTYKSIDRKGEQSTSCITGNYFSWCVGRNSRGFFAWHDGVETGLKVSNLTKVGLYIDFPKGTMSFYDVTGPMRLLHKCVANFIEPLYVVTWLSKKDNVVSLLDAK
- the amn gene encoding protein amnionless, translated to MFKMLKTLHLLLLFCLVGAGSALYKQWIPDTNYENKTNWDKDAVPCGSDTVQFPAQRKVSVFVETTHAVREMRLPLDGEFILNSGAGFFVVSGEEPGCGAGVTTKFKDSEGLQWFNPALWQAAATLDDLQHGNVLFSVHEESVPCEYDDVVFKARSSFRVDTSSSQSSIPVKSVSVLGKMFETGSEFSQYLSTRSGRLQFHGSSAVTVGKPACGDPSGCDCGNSVNHKRICGTVTCDSLTCKTPLSPVGHCCKVCGAIVTIKFSADFNLQTYRQRIHHLFLMLPKYKSIQLGMSKVAKPQRLMGIVPFGTTPEIQVVILDGEKGTQAENLAWDIVKDARSHGSNLGITEAEFQASSGGSSDQSGSNAGVIVGAVIGVLILISLVGTLVVLVRKGFVQMPSMPSMPSMPSMPSMPSMPSLPSLSRFKRHSDIGDLGRTLDHGYDNPMFDRPNMMPDIPALYGNETNSSISMSQTGVHFVNPVYDDNETDFNA